A genomic stretch from Acinonyx jubatus isolate Ajub_Pintada_27869175 chromosome E2, VMU_Ajub_asm_v1.0, whole genome shotgun sequence includes:
- the LOC128310977 gene encoding zinc finger protein 345-like yields the protein MSRYKHSSPENVHLLTDWNKGRESEGHQRYLGTLFPENDDECNKYGEAFYQSANLIPHRSIPKGENLYKYIECEKILNQSSNVVDQRVHVGRNHYRCNNPGNMFSHSSRLSTHKTTGTGEESYIGKKFGKAFDHQQIHTGQKPYKCEECGKTFKFCSTLTQHKLTHIGEKPFQCKECGHVFKRLSTFTEHHRIHSGVKPYQCNKCGKAFNRHSSLTRHQRIHTRETPHKRKECGKAFIHSQPSEHQKIRTEEKPYKCQQCGKSFNRSSDFIPHHRIHTGEKPYQCKECGKTFNWPASLRVHHRIHTGEKHYKCKECGKAFTHLSSLTNHHRIHTGEKLYQCNECGKAFRYFSTFTQHRGIHTGVKPYKCKECGKAFNWHSALKTHQRIHSGEKPYKCQECGKAFYRQAHLNVHHRIHSGQKPYECKECGKAFSYISNYTQHHRIHIGVKPYKCQECGKAFYRQAYLNVHHRMHSGEKPHKCQECGKTFNQHSTLREHQGIHTGQKPYQCKECGKAFNWQSALKRHHRIHSGEKPYQCKECGKTFSQHSSLREHQGIHTGQKPYPCTECGKAFNWPSALKRHHRIHRGEKPYQCKECGKTFNHHSSRSRHYKTHTGEKPYQYEQCGKTFYHCSTLTY from the coding sequence ATGAGTAGATATAAACATAGTTCACCTGAGAATGTACACTTATTGACAGACTGGAACAAGGGTAGGGAGAGTGAAGGGCACCAAAGATATCTGGGAACTCTTTTTCCAGAGAACGATGATGAATGTAATAAATATGGGGAAGCCTTTTATCAAAGCGCCAACCTTATTCCACACAGGAGTATCCCTAAGGGAGAGAATCTTTATAAATACATTGAATGTGAGAAAATTCTTAACCAGTCTTCCAATGTTGTTGATCAGAGGGTTCATGTGGGAAGAAACCATTACAGATGTAATAATCCTGGGAACATGTTTAGTCATTCATCAAGACTAAGCACACATAAGACAACTGGTACTGGAGAGGAAAGTTATATAggtaaaaaatttggaaaagccTTTGACCACCAACAAATACATACTGGacagaaaccttacaaatgtgaAGAATGTGGCAAGACCTTTAAATTCTGCTCAACCCTTACTCAACATAAGTTAACTCATATTGGAGAGAAACCTTTCCAATGTAAGGAATGTGGCCATGTCTTTAAACGGCTCTCAACCTTTACAgaacatcacagaattcatagTGGAGTGAAACCTTACCAATGTAACAAATGTGGCAAAGCCTTTAACCGGCACTCATCTCTTACAAGacatcaaagaattcatactCGAGAGACACCTCACAAGCGTAAGGAATGTGGTAAGGCCTTTATTCATTCACAACCGTCTGAACATCAAAAAATTCGTACTGaggagaaaccttacaaatgccAACAATGTGGCAAGTCCTTTAACAGGTCCTCAGACTTTATTCcacatcacagaattcatactggagagaaaccttaccaatgcAAAGAATGTGGCAAGACCTTTAACTGGCCTGCATCCCTTAGGGtacatcacagaattcatactggagagaaacatTACAAATGTAAAGAGTGTGGCAAGGCCTTTACCCACCTCTCAAGCCTTACCAAccatcacagaattcatactggagagaaactttaccaatgtaatgaatgtggcaaggcctttaggTACTTCTCAACCTTTACACAACATCGCGGAATTCATACTGGAgtgaaaccttacaaatgtaaagaatgtggtaAAGCCTTTAACTGGCACTCAGCCCTTAAGACACATCAAAGAATTCATagtggagagaaaccttacaaatgtcaagaatgtggcaaggccttttaCCGCCAGGCACATCTTAATGTACATCACAGAATTCATAGTGGacagaaaccttatgaatgtaaagaatgtggcaaggcTTTTAGCTACATCTCAAACTATACAcaacatcacagaattcatatTGGAGTgaaaccttacaaatgtcaagaatgtggcaaggccttttaTCGCCAGGCATATCTTAATGTACATCACAGAATGCATAGTGGAGAGAAACCTCACAAATGTCAAGAATGTGGCAAGACCTTTAACCAGCATTCAACCCTTAGAGAACATCAAGGAATTCATACTGGacagaaaccttaccaatgtaaaGAATGCGGCAAAGCCTTTAACTGGCAATCAGCCCTTAAAAGACATCACAGAATTCATagtggagagaaaccttaccaatgtaaagaatgtggcaagACCTTTAGCCAGCACTCATCCCTTAGAGAACATCAAGGAATTCATACTGGACAGAAACCTTACCCATGTACAGAATGTGGCAAAGCCTTTAACTGGCCATCAGCCCTTAAGAGACATCACAGAATTCATAgaggagagaaaccttaccaatgtaaagaatgtggcaagACCTTTAACCACCACTCATCCCGTAGCAGACATTACAAaactcatactggagagaaaccttaccaataTGAACAATGTGGGAAAACGTTTTATCACTGTTCAACCTTGACTTATTAA
- the LOC106982563 gene encoding LOW QUALITY PROTEIN: zinc finger protein 420-like (The sequence of the model RefSeq protein was modified relative to this genomic sequence to represent the inferred CDS: inserted 1 base in 1 codon), whose product MKTIAHCSEYEKILNQDSNVNKYLWTPLPGNHCDCTKCREVFYQSSNLIRQKRIHLGENPSEYTECGKILNQSSNVGDHLRSPVGKNPYTCNEPGNMFSQSSRLNINKTIHAGQKGYVCKECGKAFNWHSTLIQNHLVHTGERPYKCEECGKTFKYGSLLNGHRKIHTGEKHYKFKKGGMAFTQDSPLTKHHRIHAGDKSLECQQCGKSFNWPSSLIQHHRIHTRGRPYQCKECGKTFFWPSGFNRHSRIHTGEKPYQCKECGKAFKWHSYLKEHHRIHTREKPYQCKERGKAFKWHSYLXHHRIHTGEKPYQCKECGKAFTCTSDLTGHHRIHTGEKPYKCPECGKAFSQQSSLIQHHRMHTGEKPYKCEECGKAFIHHSKLTEHHRIHTGEKPYQCKECGKAFKNYPQLTRHHRIHTEEKSHQCKECSKAFSQQSHLIKHHRIHSD is encoded by the exons ATGAAAACAATTGCTCATTGCAgtgaatatgagaaaatattgaaccaggattcaaatgttaataaatatcTATGGACTCCTTTGCCAGGGAACCATTGTGACTGTACTAAATGTAGGGAAGTCTTTTATCAAAGCTCAAACCTTATTAGACAGAAGAGAATACATTTGGGAGAGAATCCTTCTGAATATACTGAGTGTGGGAAAATTCTTAACCAGTCCTCCAATGTTGGTGATCATCTGAGGAGTCCTGTGGGAAAAAACCCGTACACATGCAATGAACCTGGGAACATGTTTAGTCAGTCATCAAGACTTAATATCAATAAGACAATCCATGCTGGACAGAAAGGTTACGTTTGTAAGGAATGTGGCAAAGCCTTCAACTGGCACTCAACACTAATTCAAAATCACCTAGTGCATACTGGAGAGAGACCTTACAAATGTGAAGAATGTGGTAAAACTTTTAAGTATGGGTCATTGCTAAATGGACACAGGAaaatccatactggagagaaacattacaaatttaaaaaaggtgGGATGGCCTTTACCCAAGACTCACCTCTTACTAAACACCACAGAATTCATGCTGGAGACAAATCTTTGGAATGTCAACAATGTGGCAAATCCTTTAACTGGCCCTCAAGCCTTATtcaacatcacagaattcatactaGAGGGAGACCTtaccaatgtaaagaatgtggcaagACCTTTTTTTGGCCCTCAGGCTTTAATCGACATTCCagaatccatactggagagaaaccttaccaatgtaaaGAGTGTGGCAAGGCCTTTAAATGGCACTCATACCTTAAGGAACATCACAGAATCCATACCagagagaaaccttaccaatgtaaaGAACGTGGCAAAGCCTTTAAGTGGCACTCATACC aacatcacagaattcatactggagaaaaacctTACCAATGTAAAGAGTGTGGCAAGGCCTTTACCTGCACCTCAGATCTTACTGGACATCACagaatccatactggagagaaaccttacaaatgtccagaatgtggcaaggcctttagcCAGCAATCATCCCTTATTCAACATCACAGAATGCATACTGGAGAGAAGCCTTACAAATGTgaagaatgtggcaaggcctttatCCATCACTCAAAGCTTACTGAACATCACagaatccatactggagagaaaccttaccaatgtaaagaatgtggcaaggcctttaagAACTATCCACAGCTTACTCGACATCACAGAATCCATACTGAAGAGAAATCTCACCAATGTAAAGAATGTAGCAAGGCCTTTAGCCAACAGTCACACCTTATTaaacatcacagaattcatagTGATTGA